The following coding sequences are from one Xiphophorus couchianus chromosome 7, X_couchianus-1.0, whole genome shotgun sequence window:
- the ftcdnl1 gene encoding formiminotransferase N-terminal subdomain-containing protein isoform X2 — translation MTSGTLRSRLVACLLNVSEARRTDLVENVAKAALYDAEGVQRKETTVLNIFNDQDYNRSVITIVASIDSINCFFSPPGSNRAVSSRRRGAVCVPGGVRAHRHARARGRAPQHGVGGPDPHLPAGGGGEGAGLRPAGPGGGARPHGHRPRLQRLPVRLGGRGAAARPGPQEEGDVLVPEESGPAGAHRRRWAAAAGTIRTHSILWKNDRPFSCGRKWPPVGCIQSEREVMKTQRRNNCHGNRESGGQCNSIVHYGIVFVSFLSVIVHERSPLLLPSRPYLFTLNSREIFLPDIWL, via the exons ATGACCTCTGGGACGCTCAGGTCACGTCTGGTTGCTTGTCTTCTGAACGTCTCTGAGGCTCGCAGGACGGACCTGGTGGAGAACGTGGCCAAGGCTGCTTTGTACGACGCAGAGG GCGTGCAGCGGAAGGAGACAACGGTGCTGAACATCTTCAACGATCAGGACTATAACCGCTCCGTCATCACCATCGTGGCCTCCATCGACTCCATCA ACTGCTTTTTCTCCCCGCCTGGCTCTAATCGCGCCGTTTCCTCCAGGAGACGCGGTGCTGTCTGCGTGCCAGGAGGCGTGCGCGCTCATCGACATGCGCGGGCACGTGGGCGTGCACCCCAGCATGGGGTCGGTGGACCTGATCCCCATCTACCCGCTGGGGGAGGTGGTGAGGGAGCGGGACTGCGTCCAGCAGGCCCTGG CGGTGGCGCGCGGCCTCACGGACACCGTCCGCGGCTCCAGCGTCTTCCTGTTCGGCTGGGCGGACGCGGCGCTGCAGCGCGGCCTGGCCCGCAGGAGGAAGGAGATGTTCTGGTTCCGGAAGAGTCCGGACCTGCGGGCGCTCACCGCCGACGTTGGGCCGCCGCCGCGGGAACGATACGGACTCACAG cattttatgGAAAAATGATCGACCCTTTTCATGTGGAAGAAAATGGCCGCCTGTGGGCTGTATCCAATCAGAACGCGAGGTGATGAAAACACAGAGACGAAACAACTGCCATGGCAACAGAGAGTCCGGTGGACAATGCAATAGTATTGTGCATTATGGGATTGTTTTTGTATCGTTTCTCTCTGTGATAGTCCATGAACGATCGCCATTGCTTCTTCCCAGTCGGCCAtatttgtttactctgaactcacGAGAGATTTTCCTGCCTGACATCTGGCTGTGA
- the ftcdnl1 gene encoding formiminotransferase N-terminal subdomain-containing protein isoform X1, whose translation MTSGTLRSRLVACLLNVSEARRTDLVENVAKAALYDAEGVQRKETTVLNIFNDQDYNRSVITIVASIDSIRDAVLSACQEACALIDMRGHVGVHPSMGSVDLIPIYPLGEVVRERDCVQQALAVARGLTDTVRGSSVFLFGWADAALQRGLARRRKEMFWFRKSPDLRALTADVGPPPRERYGLTGVGASPYVMNCNVSINTQDVAVGRRIAAALRESAPGGLPGVQVLALPHEGAVEIACNVESVAGAAPGGPTDPPWPRFIVDGRPYCHAPAALITARVAELAGQCGVGVKGTALVGFTPQECRGLAELALSEGVGEFWREQRRIRM comes from the exons ATGACCTCTGGGACGCTCAGGTCACGTCTGGTTGCTTGTCTTCTGAACGTCTCTGAGGCTCGCAGGACGGACCTGGTGGAGAACGTGGCCAAGGCTGCTTTGTACGACGCAGAGG GCGTGCAGCGGAAGGAGACAACGGTGCTGAACATCTTCAACGATCAGGACTATAACCGCTCCGTCATCACCATCGTGGCCTCCATCGACTCCATCA GAGACGCGGTGCTGTCTGCGTGCCAGGAGGCGTGCGCGCTCATCGACATGCGCGGGCACGTGGGCGTGCACCCCAGCATGGGGTCGGTGGACCTGATCCCCATCTACCCGCTGGGGGAGGTGGTGAGGGAGCGGGACTGCGTCCAGCAGGCCCTGG CGGTGGCGCGCGGCCTCACGGACACCGTCCGCGGCTCCAGCGTCTTCCTGTTCGGCTGGGCGGACGCGGCGCTGCAGCGCGGCCTGGCCCGCAGGAGGAAGGAGATGTTCTGGTTCCGGAAGAGTCCGGACCTGCGGGCGCTCACCGCCGACGTTGGGCCGCCGCCGCGGGAACGATACGGACTCACAG GAGTCGGAGCCAGTCCCTACGTCATGAACTGTAACGTCTCCATCAACACGCAGGACGTCGCCGTCGGCCGGCGCATCGCCGCCGCCCTCAGGGAGTCGGCGCCTGGTGGGCTTCCTGGGGTCCAGGTGCTGGCTCTGCCACATGAGGGCGCCGTGGAGATCGCCTGCAACGTGGAGAGCGTGGCGGGGGCCGCGCCCGGCGGCCCGACCGATCCGCCGTGGCCGCGCTTCATCGTCGACGGGCGGCCATATTGCCACGCCCCGGCCGCCCTCATCACGGCCCGAGTGGCGGAGCTGGCGGGGCAGTGTGGGGTCGGGGTGAAGGGCACCGCCCTGGTGGGGTTTACCCCCCAGGAGTGCAGGGGCTTAGCTGAGCTGGCTTTGTCTGAGGGGGTCGGGGAGTTCTGGAGGGAGCAGCGAAGGATCCGCATGTGA